One genomic segment of Drosophila melanogaster chromosome 3R includes these proteins:
- the CG14740 gene encoding uncharacterized protein, with the protein MQKTNNYKSFKIFFKNVPFRSYPDCKNGKGSGLKAKLAKKIPIEREKFLGIKCLHGKKIIGQISVNSVIGGMRGLPLLFCETSSLDKNKGIYYRGKLLKDVCAKLPRVQEGTQEGTPEGCFFLLTSGSMPTKKEAQEVTNEWLKRGSVPRYCLRMIDSMDKRVHPMAQLCAASACLNPQSQFVEAYTKGARRADYWKYSYEDSMNLIAMLPTVAAAIYSNVFRDGEGSREVNYEEDWSGNFCRMLGLPEKDFVDLMRLYMILHADHESGNVSAHACHLVGTALSDPFLSFSASMCGLAGPLHGLANQEVLVWLTKLRKAIGDDPSDEELKKFIDDTLKGGQVIPGYGHAVLRDTDPRFVLQNEFAMKHCKDDPGVKLVTRLWKIIPEVLKKLNKVANPYPNVDAHSGVLLQHYCLKELKFYTVLFGVSRALGVLSQLIWSRALGAPIERPKSFSSIEICKFINEADKKAGKKNNKKKC; encoded by the exons ATGCAAAAAACCAATAACTACAAAAGCTTCAAAATCTTCTTCAAG AACGTTCCATTTCGTTCATATCCCGACTGCAAGAATGGTAAAGGTTCAGGCCTAAAAGCCAAGTTGGCAAAGAAAATTCCTATAGAAcgtgaaaagtttttgggtATAAAGTGTCTGCACGGCAAGAAGATAATTGGCCAGATCAGTGTTAATAGCGTGATTGGAGGAATGCGAGGACTTCCACTTTTGTTTTGCGAGACATCCAG CTTGGACAAAAACAAGGGTATTTATTACCGTGGAAAACTGCTTAAGGATGTGTGTGCCAAACTGCCACGGGTGCAAGAGGGCACACAAGAGGGCACTCCCGAAGGATGTTTCTTCCTGCTGACCAGCGGATCGATGCCCACGAAGAAGGAGGCACAGGAAGTGACCAACGAGTGGCTGAAGCGGGGCTCAGTTCCGCGCTACTGCCTCCGGATGATCGACTCCATGGACAAGCGGGTGCATCCGATGGCCCAATTGTGCGCCGCCAGTGCCTGTCTCAATCCGCAGAGCCAGTTCGTCGAGGCTTACACCAAAGGGGCCAGACGTGCAGACTACTGGAAATACTCCTACGAGGATTCAATGAACCTCATCGCCATGCTGCCCACCGTGGCGGCTGCCATCTATTCTAACGTGTTTAGGGATGGCGAAGGTTCACGGGAGGTCAACTATGAGGAGGACTGGTCCGGCAACTTCTGCCGCATGCTTGGACTACCCGAAAAGGATTTCGTTGATCTTATGCGGCTCTACATGATCCTGCATGCAGATCATGAGAGCGGCAATGTTTCCGCCCATGCTTGCCACCTAGTCGGAACGGCGCTCAGCGATCCCTTCCTGTCTTTCTCGGCCAGCATGTGCGGCCTGGCTGGGCCACTTCATGGTTTGGCCAATCAGGAAGTGCTGGTTTGGCTGACAAAGCTTAGGAAGGCCATTGGCGATGACCCCTCCGATGAAGAGCTAAAGAAGTTCATCGATGATACGCTGAAAGGGGGCCAG GTCATTCCCGGCTACGGACACGCTGTCCTTCGGGACACCGATCCTCGGTTCGTCCTGCAAAACGAGTTTGCCATGAAGCACTGCAAGGATGATCCAGGCGTAAAGCTGGTGACCCGCCTGTGGAAGATCATACCAGAGGTGCTCAAGAAGCTCAACAAGGTAGCGAATCCGTATCCAAACGTCGATGCCCATTCGGGCGTCCTGCTGCAACATTACTGTCTGAAGGAGCTGAAGTTCTACACAGTTCTTTTCGGAGTTTCTCGGGCGCTTGGAGTTCTGTCCCAGCTGATTTGGTCCAGGGCTTTGGGAGCCCCAATTGAAAGACCAAAGTCATTTTCCTCCATCGAGATCTGCAAATTCATCAATGAAGCAGACAAAAAGGCAGGAAAAAAGAACAATAAGA